In Macadamia integrifolia cultivar HAES 741 chromosome 5, SCU_Mint_v3, whole genome shotgun sequence, a single window of DNA contains:
- the LOC122078309 gene encoding translocon-associated protein subunit beta-like, which yields MAKPTTEVALISVIVALFLVSTTFASSDAPFIVAHKKVSLNRLKSGAEKVSVSIDLYNQGTVTAYDVSLSDDSWTQDVFDLAGGNTSKSWERIDAGSLVSHSFVLESKVKTMFYGAPAVIKFRIPTKAALQEAYSTPMPPLDILADRPPEKKFEWAKMLLTKYGSLVSVISIVVLFVYLVATPSKSSALKGSKKRR from the exons ATGGCGAAACCCACAACGGAGGTGGCTTTGATCTCAGTTATCGTAGCTCTATTCCTCGTTTCCACAACTTTTGCGAGTTCAGACGCTCCTTTCATCGTCGCTCACAAGAAGGTCAGTCTCAACAGGCTCAAGTCCGGCGCTGAAAAAGTCTCCGTCTCGATCGACCTCTACAACCAGGGAACTGT GACAGCGTATGATGTGAGTCTATCTGATGATAGTTGGACTCAAGATGTCTTTGACCTGGCCGGTGGTAACACTTCCAAATCATGGGAAAGGATTGATGC tggaTCTCTTGTTTCCCATTCTTTCGTTCTGGAATCTAAAGTGAAAACCATGTTCTATGGTGCACCTGCAGTCATCAAATTCCGAATCCCAACTAAGGCAGCACTACAG GAGGCTTATTCGACCCCAATGCCGCCTCTAGATATCCTTGCTGACAGACCACCAGAAAAGAAGTTTGAATGG GCAAAG ATGTTGTTGACAAAATATGGGTCATTAGTATCGGTGATCTCCATTGTGGTCTTGTTTGTGTACCTGGTTGCCACCCCTTCAAAATCTAGTGCTCTaaagggtagcaagaagaggcgTTGA
- the LOC122079016 gene encoding uncharacterized protein LOC122079016, protein MTATNMTTITASLERSLQNCSLNQESRAAGSGVGRSATSDEQENLTNAGTSVELNSQVALPYHWEQCLDLKTGEIYYIDWENGTKAKEDPRKTTRPCGGLDFYSEEESSYSFGYEYDSEGTSSTSTPSSSREDYRYEGDHVLVVAGCKRCFMYFMLPKQVQECPKCNGLIIHFDRSKNDSHDI, encoded by the exons ATGACAGCCACAAATATGACGACCATAACCGCATCGCTGGAACGCTCTCTTCAAAATTGCTCTCTTAACCAAGAAAGCAGGGCCGCCGGCAGTGGCGTTGGACGGTCGGCCACTTCAGATGAACAGGAGAATCTGACCAACGCCGGTACCTCCGTCGAGCTAAATTCTCAAGTCGCTCTTCCTTACCACTGGGAGCAATGCCTCGATTTAAAG ACGGGGGAGATTTACTACATAGACTGGGAGAATGGGACGAAAGCAAAAGAAGATCCAAGGAAGACAACAAGGCCTTGTGGTGGTTTAGATTTCTATTCTGAAGAGGAGAGTTCGTATTCTTTTGGGTATGAATATGATAGCGAAGGTACCTCTTCCACCTCCacaccttcttcttcaagggaAGATTACCGCTATGAAGGCGATCATGTTCTTGTTGTTGCCGGCTGCAAGAGATGTTTCATGTACTTTATGCTTCCCAAACAGGTCCAAGAATGCCCCAAATGCAATGGTCTCATCATTCACTTTGATCGATCGAAAAATGACTCTCACGATATTTGA